GCCTGTTGATTTACCGGTTGATCCAACAAATCCTATGATATCTCCTTGCTTAACTCTTACCCCCCCATAAACACCTTTTTTAAAACCATTGAGATGAGCATAGGCAGTTTTATAGGTACTATCATGTCTTATACGAATATAATTTCCATATCCTCCATTTCTACCAGCAAACTCTACAACACCATTTCCAGCAGCAAAAATGGGTGTACCAGTAGGAGCTGCAAAATCTACTCCTTTATGCAACTTGTTGTATCCAGAAATAGGATGTTTTCTCATTCCATAACTTGAGCTTAATCGAGCACCATTTATTGGAGTTTTCATTAGACTCTTGGTCATGCCTTTCCCATTTTCATCAAAGTATTCGCTAAATTCATCATTCGAATAAAGGTAGTAAATTAAAGGGGTGCCTCTTGAGCTAAGTACTAGGTATTCAGGATCATCAATTTGAACAGTTTTTCCCTGATCATTTTTTCTTCTTGTGAAAAGTGCTTCAAAATAATCTCCTTCATAAATATCTCTTTGAAAATCTACATCGAAGCTATAAATCCTAATAATTTCAGTAATAACTAATTCTGATAAGCCAGCTTCTTTCATAGCCTCATATAAGCTTGTTTTAATTTTTCCACTGACAAAAATTCTTTCTTCAGAAAGTTCGATTTCGCTTATTTCATATACAAAATTTTTATTGATATATTCAACTATAAGTTCTTGATCCTTAGAAAATCGATAAATAAGTTTAAATTTTTCTAAAACACCTTTGTCGTCATAATTGGAATTTATTTTAATTACATCTCCTATATAAATTTTAGAAAAATCATAAGAATCTTTACCATTAATCAATAATTGATCAATATCCCTTCCTTCCAAACCACCTTTTCTAAGTATCTTTGCAAAATTATCACCTTGATTAATAGATATTTCTTGGAATTGATCTTTTTCTATTTCATAAATTAATTCTTCTTTAGTCTTAAATTTAATTGGAAGATCTTTTTTAGTGTCAGCATATGTAACTTGGTTTTCTTTTTCTTGATCAAATAAACTTAATAAATTATCAAAAGTGATATCTTTAAAATAGTTTTTAGATTTTTCTTCATTGAATTGTGGATCTGATAGATTTTCAATATCTATTTTTTCATAATATTTTTGAAATAATTCTTTATCAAAATAGTTAATAT
The window above is part of the alpha proteobacterium HIMB59 genome. Proteins encoded here:
- a CDS encoding Peptidase family M23 (PFAM: Peptidase family M23), with amino-acid sequence MIRTNSLSVKILISLTLFSFSLFFFYISYQEFSKYYEEDLVLLEDMNINYFDKELFQKYYEKIDIENLSDPQFNEEKSKNYFKDITFDNLLSLFDQEKENQVTYADTKKDLPIKFKTKEELIYEIEKDQFQEISINQGDNFAKILRKGGLEGRDIDQLLINGKDSYDFSKIYIGDVIKINSNYDDKGVLEKFKLIYRFSKDQELIVEYINKNFVYEISEIELSEERIFVSGKIKTSLYEAMKEAGLSELVITEIIRIYSFDVDFQRDIYEGDYFEALFTRRKNDQGKTVQIDDPEYLVLSSRGTPLIYYLYSNDEFSEYFDENGKGMTKSLMKTPINGARLSSSYGMRKHPISGYNKLHKGVDFAAPTGTPIFAAGNGVVEFAGRNGGYGNYIRIRHDSTYKTAYAHLNGFKKGVYGGVRVKQGDIIGFVGSTGKSTGPHLHYEIIVNGKQVNPATLKLPSGRKLNEQQLEELKELVVLKNQEIKDFKEKIVN